In Desulfovibrio desulfuricans DSM 642, a single window of DNA contains:
- a CDS encoding dihydrolipoyl dehydrogenase family protein, with the protein MNTFDVVIIGGGPGGAKAAGILARGGKSVALVESTHMGGVCLNCGCIPTKLLLGATAPKGLLRGLERQRVAKGSIEVDYDALQKRIQRFVKASSQTLSKGLEQLGVTLIEGRAACVSPSEVMVTGADGTVLNLRAEHIILAGGSRSAAFPGMTPDHDAVLDSTDILRVPAVPESLIVVGAGAIGLEMADFFNAMGSKVSIVEAAPHLAPTEDAEFGQEMAKLLGKTGITCITGVMAASLTTREGAAVLVLEDGRELTAAKALVAVGRTPNTDNLGAEEAGCTLQARGFITVDEHLMAAPNVYAIGDINGQTLLAHAAEHQGAYVARRIIGAQSGPYASGPVPSCVYGSLEIMRVGLTARQALAQCGPVAVSKAQLMGNAIAQAGGDASGFIKIVWQNDSIVGIAALGHGVSHLVTAAQLLLIGQYHGSALNAFMFAHPTLDEALHSALEAPQEPCGEPFAG; encoded by the coding sequence ATGAATACGTTTGATGTTGTCATTATCGGCGGCGGGCCTGGCGGAGCCAAGGCCGCAGGCATACTTGCCCGTGGCGGAAAATCCGTTGCGCTGGTTGAAAGCACTCATATGGGCGGCGTGTGCCTTAACTGCGGCTGCATCCCCACCAAGCTGCTGCTGGGCGCAACCGCTCCAAAAGGATTGCTGCGCGGTCTTGAGCGCCAACGCGTTGCCAAAGGCAGCATTGAGGTGGATTACGATGCGCTGCAAAAACGCATCCAGCGTTTTGTCAAAGCCTCGTCCCAGACCCTGAGCAAGGGGCTGGAACAGCTTGGCGTAACACTTATTGAAGGCCGTGCAGCATGCGTCAGCCCCTCTGAGGTTATGGTGACAGGCGCTGACGGCACCGTGCTGAATCTGCGGGCAGAGCACATCATCCTTGCTGGCGGATCCCGCTCCGCTGCATTCCCCGGCATGACGCCAGACCATGACGCTGTTCTGGACAGCACGGACATACTGCGCGTGCCTGCTGTGCCGGAAAGCCTGATTGTTGTGGGCGCGGGGGCCATCGGCCTTGAAATGGCCGACTTTTTCAACGCAATGGGCTCCAAGGTCTCCATTGTAGAAGCCGCACCCCACCTTGCCCCAACGGAAGATGCCGAGTTTGGTCAGGAAATGGCAAAGCTCCTTGGCAAAACCGGCATAACCTGCATAACAGGCGTTATGGCGGCATCGCTCACAACGCGCGAGGGCGCGGCTGTGCTTGTGCTTGAGGACGGCAGGGAACTGACCGCCGCCAAGGCTCTTGTGGCTGTGGGCAGAACGCCCAACACTGATAATCTTGGGGCGGAAGAAGCCGGATGCACGCTTCAGGCGCGCGGGTTCATCACTGTTGACGAGCATCTTATGGCTGCCCCCAATGTTTACGCCATTGGCGACATCAACGGGCAAACCCTTCTGGCGCATGCTGCGGAGCATCAGGGCGCGTATGTGGCGCGGCGCATTATTGGAGCGCAAAGCGGCCCCTACGCTTCCGGGCCGGTGCCTTCCTGCGTTTACGGCAGCTTGGAAATCATGCGTGTGGGCCTTACCGCAAGGCAGGCCCTGGCCCAGTGCGGCCCGGTGGCTGTTTCCAAGGCGCAACTCATGGGCAACGCCATTGCCCAGGCCGGGGGCGATGCGTCAGGTTTTATCAAGATCGTGTGGCAGAACGACAGCATTGTGGGCATTGCGGCTTTGGGGCATGGGGTTTCGCACCTTGTCACAGCGGCGCAGTTGCTGCTCATAGGGCAATACCACGGCTCTGCGCTCAATGCCTTCATGTTTGCGCACCCGACACTGGACGAAGCGTTACACTCTGCGCTGGAGGCGCCACAAGAACCTTGTGGGGAACCTTTTGCTGGCTGA
- a CDS encoding diguanylate cyclase produces the protein MLALQGFLVQKALLSYKFDFSVRGRNLMVFGIGLSIIALAWKFSVAIVAPNQIMSIFQTTPVQVTLYVVTFISLIMVSTGFALMAKERSDAALRKAALLDRLTGCWNRVRIEEILQQEMARMHRYGHPVTLLMLDLDNFKRINDQFGHLAGDEVLRGFGRLLRTDIRATDVPGRWGGEEFVVVLPSSTFFDAVTLAENIRDHLEKFNFSFNSRVTVSIGVAACRATDTVEEWMQRADMALYRAKIGGRNQVRVEDLDGSISNFICSTSSSLRLQWSESYECGHEEIDRQHRNLFATANNLLQLDGSGADKKAIPAAVEGLLADTVEHFQFEERILSQIGCPDAPAHMQAHQHLLDRANILLAQFQRDGADIAALLHFMIYELTAQHIMIDDRCFGKIDAAAPEIPAP, from the coding sequence ATGTTGGCACTTCAGGGATTCCTGGTGCAAAAGGCGCTGTTAAGCTACAAATTTGATTTTTCTGTGCGCGGGCGCAACCTGATGGTATTTGGCATTGGGCTGTCAATTATCGCGCTTGCGTGGAAATTCAGTGTAGCCATTGTTGCTCCCAATCAGATAATGAGCATTTTTCAGACCACTCCGGTTCAGGTAACACTGTACGTTGTCACCTTCATTTCCTTGATCATGGTGTCAACTGGCTTTGCGCTCATGGCAAAAGAGCGCTCGGATGCGGCCTTGCGCAAGGCCGCCCTGTTGGACAGACTGACCGGGTGCTGGAACCGTGTTCGCATTGAAGAGATATTGCAGCAGGAAATGGCGCGCATGCACCGCTATGGGCATCCGGTTACGTTGTTGATGCTGGACCTGGACAACTTCAAGCGCATCAATGACCAGTTTGGGCACCTTGCCGGCGATGAAGTGCTGCGGGGTTTTGGGAGGTTGCTGCGCACCGACATACGCGCAACTGATGTGCCGGGGCGCTGGGGCGGGGAAGAATTTGTTGTGGTTTTGCCCTCATCCACTTTTTTTGATGCCGTAACCCTCGCGGAGAATATACGCGACCACCTTGAAAAGTTTAACTTTTCTTTTAATTCAAGGGTTACCGTCAGCATTGGCGTTGCAGCCTGTCGGGCAACGGACACAGTGGAAGAATGGATGCAACGAGCAGATATGGCTCTGTACAGAGCCAAAATTGGCGGCCGCAATCAGGTCAGAGTGGAGGATCTGGACGGCAGTATCAGCAATTTTATTTGCAGCACTTCAAGCTCATTGCGCCTTCAGTGGAGCGAATCTTATGAATGCGGGCATGAGGAAATTGACCGGCAGCACCGCAACCTGTTTGCAACAGCCAACAACCTGCTGCAACTGGACGGCTCCGGCGCTGACAAAAAAGCAATTCCCGCCGCCGTTGAAGGTCTGCTGGCGGACACGGTGGAGCATTTTCAGTTTGAGGAGCGCATCCTGAGCCAGATTGGATGCCCGGATGCGCCCGCGCACATGCAAGCACATCAGCATTTGCTGGACAGAGCCAACATCCTGTTGGCCCAGTTCCAGCGCGATGGCGCAGACATCGCGGCACTTCTGCACTTCATGATTTACGAGCTGACAGCTCAGCACATCATGATTGACGACAGATGCTTTGGCAAAATTGACGCCGCAGCGCCTGAAATACCGGCTCCGTGA
- a CDS encoding TOBE domain-containing protein, producing the protein METSARNVFSGKVVAVNSGAVNDEVELSVEGGINIVASITKVSTKNLGLKPGASAMALIKASFVLLMNDAENYLLSTRNQFAGTVSKVTPGAVNAEVIVELPGGASIASIVTMGSIKNLGLEPGKKVTAIVKASQVILAVAK; encoded by the coding sequence ATGGAAACCAGTGCAAGAAACGTTTTTTCCGGCAAAGTTGTTGCCGTTAACTCCGGCGCAGTCAATGATGAAGTGGAATTGTCCGTTGAAGGCGGTATCAATATTGTTGCTTCCATTACCAAAGTGAGCACCAAGAATCTTGGCCTCAAGCCCGGCGCCAGCGCAATGGCCCTCATCAAGGCCAGCTTTGTGCTGCTTATGAATGATGCAGAAAACTACCTGCTCTCTACCCGCAACCAGTTTGCCGGTACTGTGAGCAAGGTTACCCCCGGCGCGGTCAATGCCGAGGTTATTGTTGAACTGCCCGGCGGCGCTTCCATCGCCTCCATTGTGACCATGGGCAGCATCAAGAACCTTGGCCTGGAACCCGGCAAAAAGGTTACCGCCATTGTTAAGGCCTCGCAGGTTATTCTTGCTGTGGCCAAGTAA
- a CDS encoding carbamoyltransferase family protein, which translates to MPRAILGISAYYHDSAAVLLVDGKIVAAAHEERFSRIKHDSGFPSHAAAYVLREGGLNIADLEAVAFYDKPYLKFERLLETYNGFAPAGLRSFLSAIPVWIKEKLFMRSMLREAIAKLGPGSPKMLFPEHHLSHAASAFYPSPFDRAAILTIDGVGEWATTTIGLGENASIRILKEQQFPHSLGLLYTAFTAYCGFKVNSGEYKLMGLAPYGDGDMALVERLKKAICDGLVDIREDGSLLLNMEYFDYATGLRMYKRDKWEKLLGIPPRDAESEIGQEYMALALAIQQVTEDIVLKLARTARELTGCDNLVMAGGVALNCVANGLLIRSGIFKNVWIQPASGDSGGALGAAQAAWHIWGGNERPSPNGIDAMQGSYLGPEFSRNDILRVARRFDAPYTEYTNLEELYSTVAQHLADGAVVGWFQGRMEYGPRALGDRSILGDPRRPEMQKKLNLKIKFREGFRPFAPSVLEEYCAEWFDLDAKSPYMLVCAPVAQKHRTQLPENVRELPLYDRLYLQRSTVPAITHVDWSARIQSVSRSTNPRYWGLIDTFRREQGCPMVVNTSFNVRGEPIVCTPMDAYTCFMRTEMDFLVLGDMIFDKRNQPEWQENVDFKSIFTLD; encoded by the coding sequence ATGCCCAGAGCCATTCTTGGCATTTCTGCCTATTATCACGACTCCGCAGCCGTGCTGCTGGTGGACGGCAAAATTGTTGCAGCCGCTCACGAAGAGCGCTTTTCACGCATCAAGCACGATTCCGGATTTCCCAGCCACGCTGCGGCCTACGTGCTGCGTGAGGGCGGGCTGAATATTGCCGATCTTGAGGCTGTGGCTTTTTACGACAAGCCCTACCTCAAGTTCGAGCGCCTGCTTGAAACCTACAACGGCTTTGCCCCGGCTGGCCTGCGCAGCTTTCTTTCCGCCATTCCCGTCTGGATCAAGGAAAAGCTGTTCATGCGCTCCATGCTGCGCGAGGCCATAGCCAAGCTCGGCCCCGGCTCGCCCAAGATGCTTTTTCCAGAGCACCATCTTTCGCACGCTGCCAGCGCCTTTTATCCCTCGCCCTTTGACAGGGCCGCCATCCTGACCATTGATGGCGTTGGCGAATGGGCAACCACCACCATTGGCCTTGGCGAGAACGCCAGCATCCGCATCCTCAAAGAGCAGCAGTTCCCGCACTCGCTGGGCCTGCTCTACACGGCTTTTACCGCGTACTGCGGCTTCAAGGTCAATTCGGGCGAATACAAGCTCATGGGGCTTGCGCCTTACGGCGATGGCGACATGGCGCTTGTGGAAAGGCTCAAAAAAGCCATCTGCGACGGCCTTGTGGACATTCGTGAAGACGGCTCCCTGCTGTTGAACATGGAATACTTTGACTATGCCACCGGCCTGCGCATGTATAAGCGCGACAAGTGGGAAAAGCTGCTGGGTATTCCCCCGCGCGATGCGGAAAGCGAAATCGGCCAGGAATACATGGCTCTGGCGCTGGCTATCCAGCAGGTGACGGAAGACATCGTGCTCAAGCTGGCCCGCACAGCCCGCGAACTGACCGGCTGTGATAATCTGGTCATGGCAGGCGGCGTGGCCCTGAACTGCGTTGCCAACGGGCTGCTGATACGCAGCGGCATTTTCAAGAATGTATGGATTCAGCCTGCCTCCGGCGACTCTGGCGGCGCGCTGGGAGCGGCGCAGGCTGCCTGGCACATCTGGGGCGGCAACGAGCGTCCATCCCCCAACGGTATTGATGCCATGCAAGGCTCCTATCTTGGGCCGGAGTTTTCACGCAACGACATTCTGCGGGTTGCGCGCCGTTTTGACGCGCCCTATACCGAATACACCAACCTCGAAGAACTGTACTCCACGGTGGCCCAGCATCTGGCGGACGGCGCTGTGGTTGGCTGGTTTCAGGGCCGCATGGAATACGGCCCCCGTGCCTTGGGCGACAGGTCTATTCTGGGTGACCCCAGAAGACCTGAAATGCAAAAAAAGCTGAACCTCAAGATCAAGTTTCGCGAGGGGTTCCGCCCCTTTGCGCCTTCTGTGCTTGAAGAATACTGCGCCGAATGGTTTGATCTTGACGCCAAGTCGCCCTACATGCTGGTGTGCGCCCCTGTGGCGCAGAAGCACCGTACGCAACTGCCGGAAAACGTGCGCGAGCTGCCGCTCTACGACAGGCTGTATCTGCAACGCTCCACGGTCCCGGCCATCACGCATGTGGACTGGTCTGCCCGCATTCAGAGCGTTTCGCGCAGCACCAATCCCCGTTACTGGGGGCTGATAGACACGTTCCGGCGTGAGCAGGGCTGCCCCATGGTCGTCAACACCAGCTTTAACGTGCGTGGCGAACCCATTGTCTGCACTCCCATGGATGCCTATACCTGCTTTATGCGCACAGAAATGGACTTCCTTGTGCTTGGCGACATGATTTTTGACAAGCGTAACCAGCCTGAGTGGCAGGAAAATGTAGACTTCAAGTCCATTTTCACACTCGACTGA
- the brnQ gene encoding branched-chain amino acid transport system II carrier protein, producing MNKKLVRDSFVVGAALFAMLFGAGNVVFPPYIGLTAGSQWFMGFLCYYAADVGLALLTIYAMLASSCIDRKEGLFHRLGGIPAMLMMLAIIMCIGPLLAIPRTGATAFAISFAPLGYSSKGFSLAKVLYSGAFFGISTLLAYRESNMVDAIARYLSPIKIGGFFLIVCAAVVWPLGEINPGVHDARVAWNSILAGYQTLDVMASLVYGFIIVNTLKAKGYTSGSQKALSVGLSSLVAGLLLFIIYGGLCYLGATGSGLYPADTEKGALVSGLVGGLFGSASNGLLAVVISVSCMATAVGLIGTTGTFISQFSKGRFSYRAVVITTGLFSMVASNVGLDSIISLAAPVLIFLYPGTLAVIVLSLFDKFIKNDNIFRFATVGALLSSGLSVLEDFGLPIGLTAMLPFESVGLGWMLPAMIFGIAGFFVRQGRGKA from the coding sequence ATGAACAAAAAACTCGTGCGCGATTCCTTTGTGGTTGGGGCGGCCCTGTTCGCCATGCTTTTTGGCGCGGGAAACGTGGTTTTCCCCCCCTACATCGGTCTGACCGCGGGATCGCAGTGGTTCATGGGTTTTTTGTGCTATTATGCGGCAGATGTGGGCCTTGCCCTGCTGACCATTTACGCTATGCTGGCTTCTTCTTGCATTGACAGAAAGGAAGGGCTTTTCCACAGGCTTGGCGGAATCCCGGCCATGCTCATGATGCTGGCAATCATCATGTGTATTGGACCGTTGCTGGCCATTCCTCGTACCGGGGCCACTGCCTTTGCCATTTCCTTTGCGCCGCTTGGCTATTCGTCCAAGGGGTTCAGCCTTGCAAAGGTTCTCTATTCAGGGGCTTTTTTTGGCATTTCGACCTTACTGGCGTACCGCGAATCCAATATGGTGGACGCCATTGCCCGCTACCTTTCGCCCATCAAGATCGGCGGCTTTTTCCTGATTGTATGCGCCGCCGTGGTGTGGCCGCTGGGTGAAATCAACCCCGGTGTGCACGATGCCAGGGTTGCCTGGAACAGCATCCTCGCCGGATATCAAACCCTGGATGTCATGGCCTCGCTGGTTTACGGTTTTATTATTGTGAATACGCTCAAGGCCAAGGGCTATACCTCCGGCAGCCAAAAGGCGCTTTCCGTTGGCTTGTCGAGCCTTGTGGCTGGCTTGTTGCTGTTCATAATCTACGGTGGGCTGTGCTACCTTGGTGCTACAGGCTCCGGGCTGTATCCGGCTGATACGGAAAAGGGCGCGCTGGTATCCGGCCTTGTGGGCGGGCTATTTGGCAGTGCCAGCAATGGGTTGCTGGCTGTAGTTATAAGTGTTTCCTGCATGGCAACGGCTGTGGGGCTGATAGGCACCACGGGCACCTTTATTTCGCAGTTCAGCAAGGGGCGCTTCAGCTACAGGGCTGTGGTCATCACCACGGGTTTGTTCAGCATGGTGGCCTCAAACGTGGGGCTGGATAGTATCATTTCCCTTGCGGCCCCGGTACTGATTTTTCTGTACCCCGGCACTCTCGCTGTTATCGTGCTTTCACTGTTTGACAAGTTCATCAAGAACGACAACATCTTTCGTTTTGCCACCGTTGGCGCTTTGCTGAGCAGCGGCCTGAGCGTGCTTGAAGATTTTGGGCTGCCCATCGGGCTGACGGCCATGCTGCCTTTTGAATCTGTGGGGCTTGGCTGGATGTTGCCCGCCATGATTTTTGGCATTGCGGGATTTTTTGTGCGGCAGGGCAGGGGCAAGGCTTAA